A single Fimbriimonadia bacterium DNA region contains:
- a CDS encoding thymidine phosphorylase has translation MRIQDIIAAKRDGRTNTPADLQDLVGGYVAGRVADYQVSAWLMAAYLRGLSPEETLALTHIMAESGTQLDLSALPPPHVDKHSTGGVGDKTTLVVVPLLAACGCTVVKMSGRGLGITGGTVDKLESIPGFRTALEPEEMLKVAGACGCCLAGQTQRLAPADRLLYSLRDATATVGNISLITASIMSKKLAAGAEVLLLDVKCGSGAFMQSLEDARALAKSLLEVGRAAGKRVVALISDMQAPLGHAVGNALEVIEAIRTLRGEGPARFQDFCLALAAEALVAASIAEHDQQGYLLAKTRLGDGSALDRFRALVELQGGDPCICDEPGTLMEGLAGVTVTAQSSGYVSGIDAGEVGRAVVELGAGRQRKEDPIDPQVGVVMKIEVGDRVERGTPIATVYARDREASERAAATVSQAVRLNEEPVAAKPVILERTMSDG, from the coding sequence ATGCGCATTCAGGACATCATCGCCGCCAAGCGCGACGGCAGAACGAATACGCCGGCAGATCTCCAGGATCTCGTCGGCGGCTACGTTGCCGGTCGCGTTGCCGACTATCAGGTCAGCGCGTGGCTGATGGCGGCGTACTTGCGGGGGCTCTCCCCCGAGGAAACACTGGCCCTAACCCATATCATGGCCGAAAGCGGGACCCAACTCGACCTCTCGGCCCTACCCCCGCCGCACGTGGACAAGCACTCGACGGGTGGAGTGGGTGACAAGACCACTTTGGTGGTCGTGCCACTTCTTGCGGCTTGCGGGTGCACGGTGGTCAAGATGTCGGGGCGAGGGCTCGGCATCACGGGCGGCACGGTGGACAAGTTGGAGAGCATCCCGGGCTTCCGAACTGCACTGGAGCCGGAGGAGATGCTGAAGGTAGCCGGCGCGTGCGGCTGCTGCCTCGCAGGCCAGACCCAGCGTCTCGCTCCCGCTGACCGCCTGTTGTACTCGCTGAGAGACGCGACAGCAACGGTGGGCAATATTTCGCTCATCACCGCGAGCATCATGTCGAAGAAGCTGGCTGCCGGGGCCGAGGTGTTGCTCTTAGACGTGAAGTGCGGAAGCGGTGCATTCATGCAGAGCCTGGAGGACGCCCGAGCACTGGCCAAGTCGCTCCTGGAAGTAGGCAGAGCGGCGGGCAAGCGAGTGGTGGCGCTCATCTCCGACATGCAGGCGCCGCTCGGCCACGCAGTCGGCAACGCGCTCGAGGTGATCGAAGCCATTCGCACTCTACGAGGCGAGGGGCCGGCGCGATTCCAGGACTTCTGCCTTGCGCTAGCTGCAGAAGCGCTGGTTGCTGCGAGCATTGCCGAGCATGACCAGCAGGGATACCTTCTGGCGAAGACGCGGCTTGGCGATGGCTCCGCTCTCGACCGATTCCGCGCCCTTGTCGAGTTACAGGGAGGCGATCCCTGCATCTGCGACGAGCCAGGAACCCTAATGGAGGGTCTGGCCGGCGTTACGGTGACTGCCCAGAGCAGCGGATACGTGTCAGGGATTGACGCCGGAGAGGTGGGCAGGGCCGTGGTCGAACTGGGCGCGGGGAGGCAACGGAAGGAGGATCCGATTGACCCGCAAGTCGGGGTTGTGATGAAGATCGAAGTGGGAGACCGCGTCGAGCGAGGAACGCCCATAGCCACTGTGTACGCTCGCGACCGCGAGGCCTCAGAACGGGCCGCAGCGACCGTGTCGCAGGCGGTCCGGCTGAACGAGGAGCCGGTTGCGGCAAAGCCCGTGATTCTCGAGCGAACAATGTCGGACGGCTGA
- a CDS encoding cupin domain-containing protein, translating into MEIRRLSERTEILAGDHTRLREMLHGPNEGLPLGYSLAWASLPVGAKSLPHRLRESSEVYYFLLGQGRMHVGGEEAWVTAGDTVLVPPGVTQWLSNEGETDLEFLCIVDPGWRAHDEEV; encoded by the coding sequence TTGGAAATAAGGCGTCTGTCCGAGCGGACCGAGATCTTGGCGGGAGACCACACACGGCTTCGCGAGATGCTGCACGGCCCTAATGAGGGTCTGCCGCTTGGCTACAGCTTGGCATGGGCGAGCCTTCCGGTCGGCGCGAAGAGTCTGCCGCACCGACTGCGGGAGTCGTCCGAGGTGTACTACTTCTTGCTCGGTCAGGGCCGGATGCACGTTGGCGGAGAAGAGGCGTGGGTAACGGCAGGAGACACCGTCCTGGTCCCGCCCGGTGTAACTCAGTGGCTCTCCAATGAGGGGGAGACAGATCTCGAGTTCCTGTGCATCGTTGACCCGGGTTGGCGGGCACACGACGAAGAGGTTTGA
- a CDS encoding (2Fe-2S)-binding protein, which yields MPKLRIEGVGEFEVELGKKLVLAIEDSGVDISHRCGGKARCTTCRVRFHSPEPPMGEVERQCLEEDGVLGEFRLSCQSRVTDDMHVEVLMRASEQGWEPGPRPED from the coding sequence GTGCCAAAGTTGCGAATCGAAGGGGTCGGTGAGTTCGAAGTCGAGTTAGGCAAGAAGCTGGTGCTGGCTATTGAGGACTCGGGGGTAGACATCTCGCATCGCTGTGGCGGCAAAGCACGCTGCACCACGTGTCGCGTGCGCTTTCACAGCCCAGAGCCGCCGATGGGCGAAGTCGAGCGACAATGCCTCGAAGAGGACGGGGTGCTCGGGGAGTTTCGCCTGTCGTGCCAGAGCCGAGTCACGGACGACATGCACGTAGAAGTATTGATGCGCGCAAGCGAGCAAGGCTGGGAGCCTGGCCCGCGGCCGGAAGACTAG
- a CDS encoding PspA/IM30 family protein, producing MFRRLWNYIKALFNRTMDRLEDPEILLDQARREMRENLASNRERAIQAITQKNNLQHLVDDHTRRIAALQANAEQALRQGNRDLARQLLREKAHLEQTLEGLKASLAQATETVEAIKVAMRRQEEQVKAKYAEMLALKARWKQAQITKEINKAMESLTFETTEQDWSVAAEKIRHAESEAAARQEMMASSLQGKMLQLEDQTMDAVAEKELQELEQRMGLAGPAPTTQQIPSSVQDVEAELAELEQRLGSQPPAQQD from the coding sequence ATGTTTCGTCGTCTCTGGAACTACATCAAAGCACTTTTCAATCGAACGATGGACCGGTTGGAGGACCCCGAGATCCTACTCGACCAGGCCCGTCGGGAAATGCGTGAGAACCTCGCTTCGAACCGAGAGCGAGCGATACAGGCCATCACGCAAAAGAACAACCTGCAGCACCTGGTGGATGACCACACCAGGCGCATCGCCGCTCTGCAGGCCAACGCGGAGCAGGCGCTACGACAGGGGAACCGCGATCTCGCGCGGCAGCTTTTGCGAGAAAAGGCGCATCTGGAGCAGACGCTCGAGGGTCTGAAGGCATCGCTCGCGCAGGCGACCGAGACCGTCGAAGCGATCAAAGTGGCGATGCGGCGTCAGGAGGAGCAGGTCAAAGCCAAGTACGCCGAGATGCTGGCATTGAAGGCTCGATGGAAACAGGCCCAGATCACCAAAGAGATCAACAAGGCCATGGAAAGCCTCACCTTCGAGACCACGGAGCAAGACTGGAGCGTCGCCGCAGAAAAAATCCGCCATGCCGAGTCAGAAGCCGCAGCGCGACAAGAAATGATGGCATCCAGCCTGCAGGGCAAGATGTTGCAACTCGAAGATCAGACGATGGACGCCGTCGCTGAGAAAGAGCTGCAGGAACTAGAGCAGCGGATGGGCTTGGCGGGTCCCGCGCCGACGACGCAGCAGATACCCTCGTCCGTGCAGGATGTAGAAGCAGAACTGGCCGAGCTGGAGCAGAGGCTCGGCTCCCAGCCGCCCGCGCAGCAGGACTAG
- a CDS encoding class I SAM-dependent methyltransferase, with protein sequence MRGVPYRMWISYFELLCEMVDHKPKKVLDACCGTGTVCRMLAAKGLSVTGVDKSLQMIRTAKEKAETSGQDIAFFAQDLAEMDLPETFDTALSFFDSLNYITDPERLRAALHRIAAHLEPDGLLVFDLNTEYAFVSKLFDQEVMTKGAPVRYKWRSSYDEETKLCTVRMEFWTDDPPDSFVEVHVQRAHSTQEIRSWLKEAGFADIRAYHSYSLERPRPTSDRVHYIAKRIR encoded by the coding sequence ATGCGGGGTGTACCCTATCGCATGTGGATCAGCTACTTCGAGCTGCTGTGCGAGATGGTTGACCACAAGCCGAAGAAGGTGCTCGATGCGTGCTGCGGGACGGGCACCGTGTGCCGCATGCTGGCGGCGAAGGGGCTAAGCGTCACGGGGGTTGACAAGTCCCTGCAGATGATCCGGACCGCAAAAGAGAAGGCCGAGACGAGCGGACAGGACATCGCCTTCTTCGCCCAGGACCTCGCCGAGATGGACCTGCCCGAGACCTTCGACACGGCGCTCAGCTTCTTCGACAGCCTGAACTACATCACCGACCCGGAGAGGCTGAGAGCGGCGTTGCACCGCATAGCCGCTCACCTGGAGCCGGATGGCCTGCTCGTATTCGATCTGAACACCGAGTACGCCTTCGTCAGCAAGCTGTTCGACCAAGAAGTTATGACCAAGGGGGCGCCAGTCCGCTACAAGTGGCGCAGCAGCTATGACGAAGAGACGAAGCTGTGCACCGTGCGGATGGAGTTCTGGACGGATGACCCCCCCGATAGCTTCGTAGAAGTTCACGTGCAACGCGCACACTCGACCCAGGAAATTCGATCCTGGCTGAAGGAGGCCGGGTTCGCAGACATTCGCGCCTACCACAGCTACTCGCTGGAGCGTCCCAGGCCCACCAGCGATCGGGTGCACTACATAGCTAAGCGTATACGCTGA